In Desulfonatronospira thiodismutans ASO3-1, the sequence GAGTAATCCTGGAATCCACCTTTCAGAGTATCCCGGAACTGGGCCGGGATCTCATGCCTTTTCTCCCGGTAAAACTTCTGGCCAGGTACAGCTACGACACCCGCTCCAAGCTGCAGGACTTTTCCGCCCCGGTGCTGGTCATCCACAGCCCCCAGGACGAGATCGTTCCCTACAGGCACGGCCGGGCCCTGTACTCCGAGGCTCTGGAACCCAGGTATTTTCTGGAAATCCAGGGGGACCACAACTCAGGGTACAAAGAGAGCCGGGAGAGCTACCTGGACTGCCTGGAAAAATTTTTCCGCAGGTATAAAGGCCCTTGATCAGCCCTGAAATGAACCCCGGCTAAACCTTGATGGCCAGGGGGACCACTATGGGATCACGTCCCAGGATCTTGCGGAAAAACTTGCGCAGGGTGGAACGGATCTTTTCTTCCAGCTTCCTGCTTTCTCCCGGAGGAACATTTTCAAAGACATCCAGGAGCAGGCACTTGGCGTCTTCCAGGATATGGTCGTACTGCTGTTCAAAAATAAAGCCCCTGGAGAGGATTCTGGGGCCCATGACCAGTTCCCCGGTGCTTTCGCTTATGACCATGACCACGATCACCAGGCCTTCACCCCCCAGGATATGCCTTTCCTTGAGTACGGTATGCCCCACATCGCCCACTCCCTTGCCGTCCACAAGGGTGGAATCCGAGGGAATTCTGTCTTCCAGGCGGATACTGTCCTGAAAAAAGGTCACCGGCTGGCCGTTTTCAACGATAAGGCTTCTTTCGGGAGCCACCCCGCATTCCCTGGCCAGAGCGGCATGCTTGAACAGGTGCCGGTACTCGCCGTGCACCGGTATAAAAAACCTGGGATTGACTGTTTTGAGCATGGTCTTGAGCTCTTCCTTGTGGGCATGCCCCGAGGCGTGAATGGCCCGTACCTTTTCGTAGAACACTTCCGCGCCCAGCCGGTAGAGATTGTTTATGACCCTGGCGATGGCCTTGGTATTGCCGGGAATTATCCTGGAAGACATGAGCACCGTGTCCCCGGGCTTGACCTTGAGTTGGCGGTGTTCCCCCAGGGCCAGCCGGGTCAGGGCGGAAAGGGGCTCTCCCTGGGACCCTGTAAGAAGCAGCACCGTTCGCGAGTCTTCCACTCCTGAGATTTCATCCAGGGTGCAGTATGTTCCTGAGCCGACCCGCATGAAGCCCTCTTCCATAGCCATTTCTATGTTGGAAGCCAGGCTTTTACCGCTCACAGCCACCTTGCGCCCATGCTCCATGGCCAGGTCGAATATCTCCTGCATCCTCTGAATATGACTGGAAAAAAGGGTAACCAGTATCCTGCCCCGGGCCTCGGCAAACACTTTGCCCAGGGAGTCCTTGATCTCCCTCTCGGTAAGGGCGTAACCCTCCCGTTCCACGTTGGTGGAATCGGAAAGCATCAGAAGCACACCCTCCCGGGAAAAACCGGCAAATGCCTCCAGGTCGGTAAAGTGTCCGTCAAGGGGCTCCGGGTCCAGCTTGAAATCCCCTGTATGCACAATCCTGCCCACCGGGGTCTCAATGCCGATGCCGAAGCCCTCAATAATTGAATGACAGACCTGAAAAAAATTGAAGGTCAGGTCATCGACCTGCAGGGGGGTCTTGTGGTCCATCACCTCCAGGCGGGTGTATTCCAGGAGGTTGAACTCCCTGAGCTTATTTTCCACCAGCTTCAGGGTAAAGCGCGAACCGTATACAGGGGCGTCCACATAGGGCAGAAGCCAGGGCAAAGCACCTATATGGTCCTCATGGCCGTGGGTGAGGATAATGGCTTTAAGTTTTTCCCTGTTTTTGAGTACATAATCGAAGCGGGGTATGACCACATCCACACCCAGCAGGAAATCATCCGGGAACATGAGCCCGCAATCAATGAGAACCATGGTCCCGGGCGTCTCCAGGACCATGCAGTTTTGTCCGATCTCACCCAGGCCTCCCAGGGGGGTCAGGGTAACATAATCATCCTTTTCAGACATTTACACTCCAAATAAACCAGATTTCATCATGGCCCTGCAGGCTTCCCGGGCCTTGGAATAACTTCAAATTAACAAAAAAATGTATCTTATTTATAAAAAAAAAACAAGTTCGTGACAACGTAAAAAAGCCCCCGGACTTTCTTTGCAGGCTGAAAGCCGGGCAGTGACCCTCCCTTCAGAGCAAAGAAAAACCGGGGGCTTTTGCAGATAAAAACTGTAACTCCGGGTTTACTGTATCTTCAGTTGCTGAACATCATATCTCCTTGATTTTTCTGCCTGCAACCATTTCCTGCCACGCCTCACAGCGTGGTCAGCGCGGCCCTCTGACTTCTGAGTCTCATGCTTCCTGGGCGCTGTTTTCGGCAATGACCTTTTCCGCTATGGGACCCGGGCATTCCTCGTAATGGGCAAACTCCATGGTGAATGTCCCCTGACCTCCGGTCATGGAGCGCAGATCCTGGGCGTACTGCAGCATCTCGGCCATGGGCACGTGGGCCCGCACCGAGGTTATGCCCTTGTCCGACTCCGAGCCCAGCACCCGGCCGCGTTTGCTGGACAAATCCCCGATGACGTCGCCCATATACTCGTCAGGTACAAACACAGTGGCCAGCATGATTGGTTCCAGAAGCACCGGGCTGCATTTCTCCACCGCCTTTTTAAAGGCCATGGACCCGGCGATCTTGAAGGCCATCTCCGATGAATCCACACTGTGATATGAACCGTCATACAGGGTGACCTTGAAGTCCACCACCGGGTAGCCTGCCAGCACTCCCCTGGCTGCGGCCTCCTGGATGCCCTTGTCCACCGCGGGGATATATGTCCTGGGGATAACCCCGCCCACTATGGCATCCACAAAGTCGTAGCCTTCCCCTCTCTGCAGGGGTTCAAGCCTGATCCAGCAGTCCCCGAACTGACCCCGGCCGCCGGTCTGCTTCTTGTAGCGGCCCTGGACCTCGGTCTTGCCCTTGATGGTCTCCCGGTAGGGAATCTTGGGGGTCTTGAGCACCACCGCGGCCTTGTAGCGCCGCCTGGCCTTTTCCACGGCCATTTCAATATGCAGCTGGCCCATGCCGGACAGAAGCATGTCCTTGGTTTCCTCGTTGCGGGTGAGCTGCAGGTTTATATCCTCATCCAGGAGCTTGTGCACCGCGGCGAACACCTTGTCCTCCTCCCCCTTTTCCTGGGCTGCCAGGGCGTAGGAAAGAATGCACGGCGACAGCTGGGGCTTTTTAAGCACAAAGGGGTCCTTTTCACTGCAAAGGGTATCCCCGGTGACAGTGCTCTTGAGTTTGGCTGCGGCCACTATACTGCCCGGTCCGGCCGCTTCCTTGAACTGTGTCTGCTTTTTGCCTTCCAGCAACAGAAGCTGGCCCAGCTTTTCCTTCTCGTCCCTGACGGGATTGGCCAGGATCATATCCGAGGATATGGTGCCGGAGAGCACCCGCATTACACTTAGATGTCCGGAAAAGGGGTCGGTTATGGTCTTGAAGACAAAGGCGGCCGGCTCTTCTTCAGGATGAGACCTTCTTTGTCTGCCGTCTTCACCCTCCCAGTCCGGGTGTTCCAGGGGAGAGGGAAGCAGGCTCTGAACCGCCTGCAAGAGCTTGGCCCCGCCCTTGTTTTCCAGGGCCGCCCCGGAACATACCGGTACCACTTCCCCGGAAAGCACACCCTTGCGCAGGCCGCTGTAAAGCTCCTGCATCTCCAGGCTGCCCTCTTCAAGGTATTTTTCCATGAGCTCTTCGTCGCTCTCGGCGATATTCTCCATGGCCAGCTCACGCATCTCGGCCACGGATTCCTGCATATCCTCCGGAATGTCCCCCGGGGTCAGCCTGCCTTCCTGATCAAAGTAGTACGCCTTTTCCTCCAGCACATCCACAAGCCCCTTAAAGTCTGCTTCCGCTCCAATGGGCATATACAGAACCACCGGCTTGATCCCCAGGAGATTGACCAAGCTGTCGTAAGCCATCCTGAAATCAGCTCTCTCCCGGTCCATCTTGTTCACCATGACCAGGGCGGGCAGCCCGGCATCCTGGACCTCGGTCCACAGTTTTTTGGTCAGGGGCTTTGCTCCGTCCACGGCATCCACCACAAAAACAACTCCATCCACTGCCTTTAAAAGATAGCTTATATCCCCGATGAAATTGTTGTCCCCCGGGGTATCCACCAGGAAGTGCCTGTTCTTTTCCCAGGTATAAACAAAAAATCCGGGCTGGATGCTGCCGCGCCTCTTGATTTCCTCGGGCTCGAAATCCAGGCTGGTGGTCCCGTCTTCAATACTGCCCAGCCTGCTGATGGCCTTGCTCTGATACAGGATCATTTCCGCAATGGAGGTCTTGCCTGTTCCTCCGTGACCCACCAGGGCATAGGTCCTTTGCTTTTCCAACTTATCCAGCATGCGTTAGCCCCCTTTGTGTGCTGTTGTCCGCCCCCGGTATCAGGCGGCGGCCATGTTTGCTTGATTATCCGCAAGACTTGTCCCGGGGTGTCCGCGGGACCGGTGCTGCCGGGCCCGGGTCCTTACTGGACATCTGCCTGCCCGGGAGTTAAATAGTTATCCGCCTCTGCATGGAAAATATTCTGTCCTATTGAAAGATGAATCAAAAGTTGTCAAGCTGCAAATTGCATGCTGCCGGGCAGAAGAACAGGGCAGATGACTACACTGCTTATACAGGTAAATAAAAAATGCTCACATACACCCCTTTGACACTGGACCCAGACCGGATCCTGGATGTTGATCCGTGCATCTTCTGGGCCGGGGAATGCACCAAGCCCCTTTTTGATTCCCTGCAGGGCCAGGGACAGCTTCAGCCGGTTCTGGTTCAGAAATCAAGCACCGGATATACTCTTGTAGCCGGTTACAGCAGGTTTCAGGGCCTGAAAAAGCTCGGCAAAAAGATTTACGCCCTGCAGACTGAAGATCCCGGGCCATGGGAAAAGGGGCTTATCTATTTATCCAGCAATCTGGGCCGTATCCCGGATACTCTGATGCTGGTCAGGGCCATGCGCTATTTTTCCCCTCTGGGAAAAGACCTGCAGCAAATCTACCTTCTCCTGGGCATATCCCGGGGATCCAGGCAGGAGCGCCAGCTTCAGGCCTGGACAAGGCTTCCACATGAGTGGGACGGGGCACTGCAGCACACCCCGCAGCTTTTGACCTGTGCCCCCGACCTGGCCAACATTAGCCACTCGGACCTGGATACCCTGTTGCCTTTTTTTCAGGACCTTTCCTGGTCTTTGAACAATGCCCGCAAGTTCCTGGACCTGTTGCGGCGGACTCAACAGCCTGAAAACCTTCCCATAGAAGAAGTTGTCACCAGGCTGGCCCTGGATAAAATCCTGGCCGGGGAACTAAGCCCCAAAGACAAAATCCGGTTAATCCTGGACAGCCTGGGCAGAGCTGCATACCCTGAATATTTCCGGCTTATGGACGAAGCCCGGCAAAATATAAACAGCCTTGTTGCCGGTACAGCCTGGAACTGCACCCATTCAGACAATTTTGAAAGCCCCGGCCTGGAACTCCGGGTGCGGGTGCACAACCGGGATGAACTGCAGGAGGTTTCCAGGCAGTTAAAAAGCATTGCATCCTCCACTCATCTGAGCCCCTGGCCGGTATACCCCCATGAATGACACCCGAGAACCCTGCCTGCCGGCACACCTGGAGCCGCCGCAGCATATACTGGTGGACCCGGAGGTCATTCACTCACCCATAACAGCCCGGGTTCTCTCGCGCCTGCCCGGTATCCCCTGGAGCGTCTGCCGGAATTATCAGGAAAAGCTGCAGAAGCATGGCCCGGGAGCGCGCATACTTTACCTCAAAAACTACAAAGGCCGCTTTATGCGTTTTTGCCCCGGCACCAGCAGGTATCACTGCTGCGGCTACCGCATCATCCACATCGGGGAAAACTGTCCCCTGAACTGCAGCTACTGTATCCTGCAGGCCTACTTCCAGGACAGAGTGCTCAAGGTATGGGCCAATCAGCAGGACCTGTTCCGGGAACTGGAGGAACACCTTGCAGATAAAAACAGGCTTTTCCGGGCGGGCACCGGTGAATTCACCGACTCCCTGGCCCTGGAAGCCATTACCGGCTATACCGGTGACCTGGCGGCCTTTCTGGGACAGTATCCCAATATCTGCCTGGAACTCAAATCCAAAATAGTGGATCTTGGCTGGATGTCCCGGGTCTCGGACCCGGCCCGGGTGCTGCCGGCCTGGTCCGTCAACACGCCGGAAATCATTGCTTTGCAGGAAAAAGGATCAGCCGGCCTGCAGGAGCGCATGCAGGCCGCCCGGGAATGTGTCCGCCAGGGCTTTCGCATCTGTCTGCATTTTGATCCAGTCATTCACTATCCGGGCTGGCAGAAAGGTTACGCCCTGGCCGTTGAGACCATTTTCGACTATGTAAATGCCCGGGACATCGCCTACATGAGCCTGGGCTCCTTTAGATTCATGCCGGAACTGGAAAAAATTCTCATGCATAACCACCCCGGTGCCGACTACATCTACAACGAGTTCATAACCGGCCTGGACGGCAAAAAAAGACTTCTTCTGCCGCTTAGACTAAAGCAGTTCAGGTTTCTGGCCCGGAAACTGAAAAATGCAGGCATGGGCACCAATATGTATTTCTGCATGGAGTCAGAACACGTCTGGCAGGATGTTCTGGGCTATACCCCCCGGGATCTGGGAGGTCTGGACAATCACCTGTTGCGACTTAGTTTTCAGGCTGATCAATTTAGCGCCCTGAAAGCTTGATTGACTACCGCAGGATACTGGGCTATAATATAATGTTTAACCTTATTACAAACATGGTATCACAGGCGAGAGTGGCGGAACTGGCAGACGCACTGGACTTAGGATCCAGCGGTTTTACCGTGGGGGTTCGAATCCCCCCTCTCGCACCAGACAAATTTTTTTATAGAATAACACACCCGGTCCGGGTTGCCCGCGCCTGAAATTTTAAAGATATCCCAAGGAGGTCAGTTCATTATGGAATACACCGTGGAAGACATTTCCCCAGTGAAAAAAAAGATCAACATACAGGTTCCCACCGAGGAAGTGCACGCCGCCCTTTCCGCGGCAACAGCTATGTACAGCAGGGACGTGGAACTCAAAGGCTTTCGCAAGGGCAAGGTGCCTGCATCGGTTGTAGAGGGCAGGTTCAAAAAGCAGATTTACAACGAAGCCACCACTGACCTTATAAACGTCCATATCAACCAGATCATGAGCGAAATGAAGTTCAACCCCCTGTCACGCATAGATGTGGACGCAGGGCTTCTGGAAAGGGAAAAGGATTTCAACTATTCCGTGAGCTTCGAGGTTGCCCCGGAGTTTGAGCTGCCTCCCTACAAGGGTATCACCATTGAGGAGGAAGAGGTCCTGGTCAATGCTGAGGAAGTGGACCAGGTCATCAACCGCATCCGCAACAACATGGCCGAACTTGTTGTAATAGATGAAGAGCGCCCGCCCAGGGACAACGAGGCCGTGGTCATAGACTTTGAGGCCTTTGACAACGGCAAGCCCATCGAAGGGGTCAAGGCGGACAACTTTCAGATGACCCTGGGGGAGGGCGGAGCCCTGCCCGAATTTGAAGAACTGATCAAGGAACTCAAGCCCGGCGAGACCGGGAGCCGAGAGATCCCTCTTCCCGATGATTTCTTAAACGAGGAACTGGCCGGCAGGCCGGTGCTTATGCAGGTCACCCTGCACAGCATCAAGGAGAAGAAACTGCCGGATGTAGACGACGAACTGGCCCAGAAAGCCGGCGGTTTCGATTCCGTGGAAAAACTAAGAGAAGTGATCGAGCAGTCCTACAAGAGCACCCGCAAAGAGCTGCACAAGAGCTCGGCCCAGAAAAAGGCCCTGGACGAACTCAAGGCCCGGGTGGAGTTTGAGCTGCCCGAGTCCCTTGTCCAGGGACGCATCCAGCAGAAGATCTCCGATCTGCAGTCCCAGATGGAAAAAAAGGGCAAGAGCCTGGACTCCCTGGGCAAGAGCCGGGAGGAACTGGAAGAGCAGTTCAGACCCGAGGCCGAGGACATGGCCAAGTCCCAGCTTTTCCTGCTGGCGGTGGCCAGGGCCGAGGGGCTTGACGTCAGCGAGGACGAAATGGATGCATACATCCAGAAGCAGGCCCAGTCCGGTGGGCAGGATCCGGCCCAGCTAAAAAAGTTCTACCAGGACAACAACCTCATGTTCGCCCTCAAGGACAGCCTCCTGGCGGACAAGGCCATGGACTTCATCTACGAAAATGCCCAGGTCAACCTGATCCCTCCCCAGGAAAGTGAAGAGGGCGGACAGGAAACTGCCTCCAAGTAACCTGGAACTGCTTCCCGCAAAAAAAGGCTGCAGGCAGTTTTGTGGATGGGCAGAACCCTGCGGGTACAGCAGGTTTTCGCAGACAGCAGGCTTACACGGCCAGGTTTATATTCAAAGGCAGACCCATGAAAACCCGGCCGCTGAAAAGTCCAGGCTGGCCCATGCGCAGATGCAACCAGCGAAGAGTCATGTCTGCCACGCGAACCACGCGAACCACGCGAAGCGCGCGAAGCGCGTGGCAGGACGCGTGGCAGGCAAAAAATCAAAAAGCTGCAATGCAGGCTTGACAACTGGCTCTGATTTACGACTCTTTATCTGCAGCATCTTTGCACTTATTTAAGTTTTTTTGTGTACGCCCGATTTTTAATCAAGGAGATTCAAATGAGCTATAACATACCCATGGTCATAGAGAGCACCGGCAGAGGGGAGCGGGCTTATGACCTGTACTCCAGGCTTTTGAAGGACCGCATCATCCTTCTGGGCACTCCCATTGACGACCACGTGGCCAACCTCATCTGCGCCCAGCTCCTTTTTCTGGAATCCGAGAGCCAGGAAAGGGAGATAAACTTTTATATCAACTCCCCGGGGGGATCGGTTACTGCAGGTCTGGCCATCTACGATACCATGCAGTACATTTCCGCCCCGGTGGCCACCCTGTGCCTGGGACAGGCCGCAAGCATGGGTGCCCTGCTTCTGGCCGCGGGCCAGAGTGGTATGCGCTACGCCCTGCCTCACAGCCGCATCCTTATTCACCAGCCCATGGGCGGGTTCAAGGGTCAGGCCACGGATATCGATATCCAGGCTAAAGAAATAATCCGTCTCAAATCCAAGCTGAACAACATCCTGGCCCACCACACCAAAGTGGACCTGGCCAAAATCGAACACGACACTGACCGGGATTATTACCTTGAAGCCCAGGAGGCTCAGGATTACGGACTGATAGACAGCGTGCTCACATCAAGATCCGAAATTGACAAAACAGGCAAATAAATTAAGATGAGAGCAAATTAGAATAATCAGAGGTGACTCATGGCCAACAAGAAAAAGAAGCCCTACGTTTCCGACCTTGGCTGTTCTTTCTGCGGCAAGACCCAGGACGAGGTGGACAGGCTCATTGCCGGACCGGATGTTTATATATGCAATGAATGCGTTTCCCTGTGCGATGAAATCATCGCACAGGACCATGCCGAGGAGACTGAAGAGGGCGATACCCTGCTGCCGCCCTCAGAACTGAAAAAAGCCCTGGATGACTACGTGGTGGGCCAGGAAAAGACCAAAAAGCTCCTGGCGGTGGCGGTTTACAACCACTACAAGCGTGTACGCTACATAAAAAAACAAAAAGACGACGTGGAGCTGGACAAGAGTAACATCCTGCTTATAGGCCCTACCGGATCTGGCAAGACACTGCTGGCCCAGACCCTGGCCCGGGTGCTCAAGGTGCCCTTCGCCATAGCCGACGCCACCACTCTCACCGAGGCCGGATACGTAGGCGAAGACGTGGAAAACATCCTGGTTCAGCTCATGCAGAACGCTGACTATGACCTGGAGGCCGCGTCCAAGGGCATTATCTACGTGGATGAAATAGACAAGATAGCCCGCAAGTCGGACAGTCCATCCATTACCAGGGACGTTTCCGGGGAAGGAGTTCAGCAGGCACTTTTAAAAATCATCGAAGGCACCGAGGCCAATATCCCCCCCAAAGGGGGACGCAAGCATCCCCAGCAGGAATTCATCCGCATGGACACTTCCAATATCCTGTTCATTGCCGGGGGCGCATTTATCGGGATGGACAAGATAGTCCGGGAAAGAGTTCAGAAGGGCAGCATGGGATTCGGTGCAGAGCTTGGCAGCCAGTTCGGGGCCACCCCCAATGAGCTCATCAGCATGGCCCATCCGGCTGATCTGATCAAGTACGGGCTCATACCCGAATTTGTGGGCCGCATTCCCGTGGTGTCCTCCCTGGAAGAACTTACAGAAGACGACCTGGTGCGCATCCTGACCGAGCCCAAAAACGCCCTGGTCAAGCAGTACCAGAAGATGTTCGAACTGGACGATATCAACCTCAAGTTCACTCAAAACGCCCTGCGGGCCATTGCTGCCAAGGCCCTGGAAAGAAAGACCGGAGCAAGAGGACTTCGCAACGTCATGGAATCCATAATGATGGACGTCATGTACAACCTGCCGTCCCTGCAGGGAGTACAGGAGTGCCTTATCAACAAGGAAGTGGTGGAAAAGGGCATCGACCCCCTGCTCTTTTACCAGCAGGAGGCCAAAAGCGCCTGATCGAAGATTCAGGGATTCAGGGATTTAGGGATTGGGGAATTGAGGGATTTAGGGATGAAGGATTGGGGAGAAACAGGGAAAACGCCTGGCTAAGAGCCAGGGTCTGGTAAACCGGGACATGATTGCGCCAGTGGCGCGATTAATCAAAACCGTAAAGCACCGAACCTGATTAAAAAGGCGTTTGCCTCTATTATCCGCATGTTTCAATGGCCCTGTGCAGGGCCTTTACTGCCAGGGCTGCGTAATGTTTCTTGGACCCGGGCATCCCGGGCAGGGCCTGCATCACGTCTCCAGCCCCGAGCGCAAGGGCCTGATCCAGGGTCCTGCCCCGGGCCAGTTCGCAGGTCATGGAAGCACAGACCACGCTTGACCCGCATCCCTCGCTGAAAAAAGTTGCCCTGGCAATAACCTCCTGCTCCAGAACCAGGTATATTTCCACCCTGTTGCCGCAGGACCCGGTCACTGCGGCCATGCAGTCATGGTTCTGCATCCTGGCCATGTAATCCGGGTTTTTCCAGCGCCTGTACACCTCCGGACCGAAGTCCTGCAGGGCCTGGGAGTCCACCTTTTCCTGCAGCTCGTCAAAGGCCTTGTGCATGCTTTCTTCCATTTTTTGCTCCAGAAAAGTACGCAGGTTCCTCCTGCTCAGCTCTTGTCCACCTTAAGCCCTGCTTCCAGGTCCGGGTCCGGCTCCACCACAAGACTTTTATACACCCTGTCCACTTTGACCCGGCCCGGCGCAGCACCTTTAACCGGCTTTACATCCTTGACTAAGGCGCACATTATCCGGGCCCTGCCCTCATTTTTCTGAAAACTGGCCAGAGCCGCCAGAACAGCTGCTTCTTCCAGGGTCCTTTCCGGGACAGATTCCTCCCTGCCCCGGCGCTTCAATATTGTATGCGCCCCGGGTCCGTCCTGGGAGTGCAGCCAGTAGTCGAACCATGAAGCGTACTTCCGCAGAAGGTCCCCGGCCACCCGGCTGTTTTTGGCCCTGAGTATGGTATACCCGTCACTGGACCTGAATACATGGGCCTTTCTGTGTAGATCGCTTCTGGAATCTGAAGACTGCGCCTGCCTGGACTCTTTTTCCTGTCTGGAGGCATCAGCCTGATGGCTTCCCAGCTCCGGGCCGGCAAGCTCATTTTTTCTCCTGGATACCGCCTCCAGGCCCCTTTTGCCCTTCCTGGCCCTTTTAAAAAACCACTGCATGTTCTCCCGGACGGTTCTGCCAGGGTCCAGCTCCAGTTCATGCTCCAGGCCATGGTGATCCTTTAATCTCAGGCCGGCGGTTTTTTGTTCCGGGTCCAGCTGGTAGAGATTGTTCTGGATAATTTTTCCCTGGTCCTCAAGTTTTGTCATCTCCAGAAGACGCTTGTGGTCTTCCTGGATCTGTTGCATTTTTTTCTGCAGTTTTCTGTTCTTTTTTTTCTCCTCTTTTTCCCGGGCCTTTTCTATGGGCGCATCAAGGAGACTTTGCAGCCCAGGTTCTGCAAAAGCTGCACAAGCCTCAAGGGCGGAGTCAAACTCCCGGCAGGTGTCGCTGTCCGTGATCCTGAAGCAGCTAAGGCCCAGCCTGTCAGGGCCTTTTTCACAAATGAAAAATCCCTCGGGCCGGCCTGCGGCCAGATCCTGCAGAAGCCGCCCGGCCTCATCCGGGCTGCGCCGGGTCAGTTCCTGTCTAAGGGGAGGAGTAAGCTGGGGGTGGGTTTTCCAGATCTCTTTGTCTGCAAAAAAAGACTCCAGGTCAGGCCAGGCAATACTGTCTTCCGGAGAAACCCCGGGATCATCCACCACGCTCAAGCCCCTGACCAGGTCCAGTTCAAGCCAAACCGGATCAGCAGCAAAAAGGCGCAGGAAGATGCGCCTTTCAGGCCACATACTGATCATGTCCAGGATGCGCCTGTTTTTGATGTGTTTGCGAAGCCGCATGGCCTGCGCCGGAGGCTTTGAAGGATTGGGAGGCTTTGTGCTGGAGAGGGTGAAAAAACCCTGTTTGCGTGAGCAGGCCAGGATCAGATTGCCCCTTTTGCCCATGTCCAGGGTATAGATATCCCTGCCCGGCATATATACCTTTTCAATGCGAACGCCCTGAACCTTGTCAAAAAGCTCCTGGACTGCGAACCGGAAAAAATTGGCCTCCATAAAAGATCATCCGGGCCGGCTGCATTCCCTGGCATCTGCTTGAACAGCCGGCAAAAAGAGGACTGCGGGTTGTATTTTCAGGCACGCTTCTCTCTGTACAGGTCAGAAAGAAGCCCTGGTGGAAAAAAGAGAGGTCTGCGCCCGGGACTGTTAATCCCCGTGCAGGGCTTCCTGCTGCTCCTGCCTGCTCTTGCATTTGATGCAGAGCGTGGTTACAGGCCTGGCCTTGAGCCTGGGCTTGGAGATATCTTCACCGCAGTCTTCGCACTCTCCGTATGTACCGTCTTCGATGCGCTCCAGGGCCTCGTCGATCTTTTTGATAAGCTTGCGGTCACGGTCCCTGAGTCTCAGGGTAAAGGCCCGGTCTGATTCGGCTGAAGCCCTGTCAGCAGGATCAGCGTACATTTCCCGTTCTCCGGTCATGTCCTCCAGGGTATCTTCGCCTTGTTCCAGGATGTCCTGCCGCATTTTCCTGAGAATTTCTCTGAAAGAATCAATGTCAGCCTGGTTCATTACGTGGGTCTCCTGTTGGATGATTTAAAAGGGGCAACGCCCCCTTTCCAGCATGGCAACCGTCTTTTTTTCCGGTCCCGGCCGGAGGTTCTAAGCCTGCATGCAAAAACAGGCATATTGCTGCTTTTAATTTCAGAAGCTGCTCCTGAATAAAAAGTGCCTTATATCTCATAAAACCGGTGATGTAAAGATATACCCATTGTTTTTGTTGTCCTGAACCTGAAAATTGTTTATTCTGAACCTTGTCTGACTAAGCCCCGCAAACTTCTTTTAAGCAAGGACCCCCTTTTTGGGGTCTGGAG encodes:
- a CDS encoding ribonuclease J: MSEKDDYVTLTPLGGLGEIGQNCMVLETPGTMVLIDCGLMFPDDFLLGVDVVIPRFDYVLKNREKLKAIILTHGHEDHIGALPWLLPYVDAPVYGSRFTLKLVENKLREFNLLEYTRLEVMDHKTPLQVDDLTFNFFQVCHSIIEGFGIGIETPVGRIVHTGDFKLDPEPLDGHFTDLEAFAGFSREGVLLMLSDSTNVEREGYALTEREIKDSLGKVFAEARGRILVTLFSSHIQRMQEIFDLAMEHGRKVAVSGKSLASNIEMAMEEGFMRVGSGTYCTLDEISGVEDSRTVLLLTGSQGEPLSALTRLALGEHRQLKVKPGDTVLMSSRIIPGNTKAIARVINNLYRLGAEVFYEKVRAIHASGHAHKEELKTMLKTVNPRFFIPVHGEYRHLFKHAALARECGVAPERSLIVENGQPVTFFQDSIRLEDRIPSDSTLVDGKGVGDVGHTVLKERHILGGEGLVIVVMVISESTGELVMGPRILSRGFIFEQQYDHILEDAKCLLLDVFENVPPGESRKLEEKIRSTLRKFFRKILGRDPIVVPLAIKV
- the fusA gene encoding elongation factor G, which encodes MLDKLEKQRTYALVGHGGTGKTSIAEMILYQSKAISRLGSIEDGTTSLDFEPEEIKRRGSIQPGFFVYTWEKNRHFLVDTPGDNNFIGDISYLLKAVDGVVFVVDAVDGAKPLTKKLWTEVQDAGLPALVMVNKMDRERADFRMAYDSLVNLLGIKPVVLYMPIGAEADFKGLVDVLEEKAYYFDQEGRLTPGDIPEDMQESVAEMRELAMENIAESDEELMEKYLEEGSLEMQELYSGLRKGVLSGEVVPVCSGAALENKGGAKLLQAVQSLLPSPLEHPDWEGEDGRQRRSHPEEEPAAFVFKTITDPFSGHLSVMRVLSGTISSDMILANPVRDEKEKLGQLLLLEGKKQTQFKEAAGPGSIVAAAKLKSTVTGDTLCSEKDPFVLKKPQLSPCILSYALAAQEKGEEDKVFAAVHKLLDEDINLQLTRNEETKDMLLSGMGQLHIEMAVEKARRRYKAAVVLKTPKIPYRETIKGKTEVQGRYKKQTGGRGQFGDCWIRLEPLQRGEGYDFVDAIVGGVIPRTYIPAVDKGIQEAAARGVLAGYPVVDFKVTLYDGSYHSVDSSEMAFKIAGSMAFKKAVEKCSPVLLEPIMLATVFVPDEYMGDVIGDLSSKRGRVLGSESDKGITSVRAHVPMAEMLQYAQDLRSMTGGQGTFTMEFAHYEECPGPIAEKVIAENSAQEA
- a CDS encoding ParB N-terminal domain-containing protein, whose product is MLTYTPLTLDPDRILDVDPCIFWAGECTKPLFDSLQGQGQLQPVLVQKSSTGYTLVAGYSRFQGLKKLGKKIYALQTEDPGPWEKGLIYLSSNLGRIPDTLMLVRAMRYFSPLGKDLQQIYLLLGISRGSRQERQLQAWTRLPHEWDGALQHTPQLLTCAPDLANISHSDLDTLLPFFQDLSWSLNNARKFLDLLRRTQQPENLPIEEVVTRLALDKILAGELSPKDKIRLILDSLGRAAYPEYFRLMDEARQNINSLVAGTAWNCTHSDNFESPGLELRVRVHNRDELQEVSRQLKSIASSTHLSPWPVYPHE
- a CDS encoding SPL family radical SAM protein, with translation MNDTREPCLPAHLEPPQHILVDPEVIHSPITARVLSRLPGIPWSVCRNYQEKLQKHGPGARILYLKNYKGRFMRFCPGTSRYHCCGYRIIHIGENCPLNCSYCILQAYFQDRVLKVWANQQDLFRELEEHLADKNRLFRAGTGEFTDSLALEAITGYTGDLAAFLGQYPNICLELKSKIVDLGWMSRVSDPARVLPAWSVNTPEIIALQEKGSAGLQERMQAARECVRQGFRICLHFDPVIHYPGWQKGYALAVETIFDYVNARDIAYMSLGSFRFMPELEKILMHNHPGADYIYNEFITGLDGKKRLLLPLRLKQFRFLARKLKNAGMGTNMYFCMESEHVWQDVLGYTPRDLGGLDNHLLRLSFQADQFSALKA
- the tig gene encoding trigger factor, whose protein sequence is MEYTVEDISPVKKKINIQVPTEEVHAALSAATAMYSRDVELKGFRKGKVPASVVEGRFKKQIYNEATTDLINVHINQIMSEMKFNPLSRIDVDAGLLEREKDFNYSVSFEVAPEFELPPYKGITIEEEEVLVNAEEVDQVINRIRNNMAELVVIDEERPPRDNEAVVIDFEAFDNGKPIEGVKADNFQMTLGEGGALPEFEELIKELKPGETGSREIPLPDDFLNEELAGRPVLMQVTLHSIKEKKLPDVDDELAQKAGGFDSVEKLREVIEQSYKSTRKELHKSSAQKKALDELKARVEFELPESLVQGRIQQKISDLQSQMEKKGKSLDSLGKSREELEEQFRPEAEDMAKSQLFLLAVARAEGLDVSEDEMDAYIQKQAQSGGQDPAQLKKFYQDNNLMFALKDSLLADKAMDFIYENAQVNLIPPQESEEGGQETASK